One window of the Bradyrhizobium sp. NP1 genome contains the following:
- a CDS encoding ABC transporter substrate-binding protein — translation MIDMRNIAKAAFALGLLAAGASASAETAQDGPVRIGVLTDMSGLFADISGPGAVTAIQMAVDDFGGKVLGRPIEVLSADHQNKADIGATLARAWIDEKNVVMIADLMNSAVALAVMELTKNKDRIAIVNGASTSVITNEKCTPNSIHYTWDTYALARGTANAVVRRGGNKWALVVADYAYGHQLAQDSRRFVEQAGGQVVSEVRHPINTSDFSSFLLQAENSPANVIALANGGADTINSIKSAAEFGIGRQGKNQVVGLAINLNDTKALGLAAAQGLLLTEAFYWDRTDESRAWSERFLKKFGKMPTSTQAGDYSSTMHYLKAVAAAGTLDAQKVMAKMREMPVDDFFAKGGKIRIDGRMVHDMYLAQVKKPSESKGPWDVYKILETIPGDDAFRPLSESACPLVKH, via the coding sequence ATGATTGACATGAGAAATATCGCAAAAGCAGCTTTCGCACTTGGCCTTCTCGCGGCAGGCGCGTCGGCATCGGCCGAGACGGCGCAGGATGGGCCCGTTCGCATCGGCGTGCTGACGGACATGTCGGGGCTGTTCGCCGACATCTCGGGGCCGGGTGCTGTGACGGCAATCCAGATGGCCGTCGATGATTTCGGCGGCAAGGTGCTGGGGCGTCCGATCGAGGTGCTGTCAGCGGACCATCAGAACAAGGCGGACATCGGCGCGACGCTGGCGCGCGCATGGATCGACGAGAAGAACGTCGTGATGATCGCCGACCTCATGAACTCCGCGGTGGCGCTTGCGGTGATGGAGCTGACCAAGAACAAGGACCGCATCGCGATCGTCAATGGCGCGAGCACCTCGGTCATCACTAACGAGAAGTGCACGCCGAACAGCATCCACTATACGTGGGATACCTACGCGCTGGCGCGCGGCACCGCCAATGCGGTGGTGCGGCGGGGCGGCAACAAGTGGGCGCTGGTCGTGGCCGACTATGCCTACGGCCACCAGCTCGCGCAGGACAGCCGCAGGTTCGTGGAGCAGGCCGGCGGACAGGTGGTTTCCGAAGTCAGGCACCCGATCAATACCAGCGATTTTTCCTCCTTCCTGCTGCAGGCGGAAAATTCGCCCGCCAACGTGATCGCGCTCGCAAATGGCGGCGCCGATACGATCAACTCGATCAAGTCGGCGGCGGAATTCGGCATCGGCCGTCAGGGCAAGAACCAGGTTGTCGGTCTCGCGATCAACCTCAACGACACGAAGGCGCTCGGGCTCGCGGCCGCCCAGGGTCTGTTGCTGACGGAAGCCTTCTACTGGGACCGCACGGACGAATCGCGCGCCTGGTCCGAACGGTTCCTGAAGAAGTTTGGCAAGATGCCGACCTCGACCCAGGCGGGCGACTATTCATCGACCATGCATTATCTCAAGGCGGTTGCGGCTGCGGGAACGCTGGATGCGCAGAAGGTGATGGCCAAGATGCGGGAAATGCCGGTCGACGACTTCTTCGCCAAGGGCGGCAAGATCCGCATCGACGGCCGGATGGTGCACGATATGTATCTGGCGCAGGTGAAGAAGCCTTCGGAATCGAAGGGGCCCTGGGATGTCTACAAGATCCTCGAGACGATCCCGGGCGATGACGCGTTCCGCCCGTTGTCGGAAAGCGCCTGTCCGCTGGTCAAGCATTGA
- a CDS encoding SDR family oxidoreductase gives MKRLAGKVALVTGASRGIGRAIAVQLAADGALVAVHYNKAAEEADRTLELIEGAGGAGFTLAADLADASGHRTLSDTFLGMLRQRRGASSFDILVNNAGIDDRKTIEQVTEADFDRMVQVNFKAPFFLIQALLPALNDGGRIINISSMGARASFPTMPVYAPTKSALSTLSRILAVHLGPRGITVNALMPGATATDMNAAARDADLSRSIAQTIALGRVGQPGDIARVVAFLASDDGGWITGQSIDVSGGQRL, from the coding sequence ATGAAGCGGCTTGCAGGCAAGGTGGCTCTGGTGACCGGCGCAAGCCGGGGCATTGGCCGTGCGATTGCCGTGCAGCTCGCGGCCGACGGGGCGCTGGTCGCGGTTCACTACAACAAGGCCGCCGAGGAAGCGGACCGGACGCTCGAGCTGATCGAGGGCGCAGGCGGCGCCGGATTTACCCTCGCTGCCGATCTCGCCGACGCGTCGGGACATCGCACGCTCTCGGACACGTTTCTCGGCATGCTGAGGCAGCGGCGGGGCGCGTCGTCATTCGACATTCTCGTCAACAATGCGGGAATTGACGATCGCAAGACGATCGAGCAGGTGACCGAGGCCGATTTCGACCGGATGGTTCAGGTCAACTTCAAGGCGCCGTTCTTTCTGATCCAGGCATTGTTGCCCGCGCTCAACGACGGTGGCCGCATCATCAACATCTCGTCGATGGGCGCGCGGGCTTCGTTCCCGACAATGCCGGTCTATGCGCCGACCAAGTCGGCGCTGTCGACGCTGTCGCGGATTCTTGCCGTTCACTTAGGGCCGCGCGGCATTACCGTGAATGCGCTGATGCCGGGGGCGACCGCGACCGACATGAACGCAGCCGCGAGGGACGCGGATTTGAGCAGGAGCATCGCGCAGACGATTGCGCTGGGCCGGGTCGGACAGCCCGGCGACATCGCCCGTGTGGTCGCCTTCCTGGCGTCCGACGACGGCGGATGGATTACGGGGCAGAGCATCGATGTAAGTGGTGGTCAGCGCCTGTGA